One genomic segment of Desulfomicrobium sp. ZS1 includes these proteins:
- a CDS encoding PEP/pyruvate-binding domain-containing protein — protein sequence MPNTPDLHLVAQDSEFRKFHDLMARKVQNILLVSTAYDAWVMEEDCKLSERIVSEYQGLNLSRPPRLTWASSAEEALAFLAQRQFELIILMPQLAEREALTLGQRIKELSLGIPVYLLTHREVFLPGEAPPEGIDRQFVWTGNADLLVALVKNAEDAMNVDFDTESVGIRVIIVVEDSPRYQSCLLPILYRELVVQTQDVIREGLNQEHRLLTMRCRPKILLADNYEDALALFLKFEPYVLGVISDVRFPRGGKLDASAGVDLLGAIKAQRFDIPLLLMSNEPDNARRALDIPASFVDKNSPCLLADVRGFVLERLGFGDFIFRGPQGEEISRAGSLYALEERLKTIPAEALVHHSRHNDFSRWFFARTEFELANHLRPLSETDFASPELLRTGVIEMIRDRRQQRQKGIVANFNAKDFDPTTDFFKIGKGSMGGKARGLAFLFSILNRIPALAVKYPGVDFSMPRTLGISTEGFDSFIKINELEYLPSADFADAEVLKIVEKARFPKWLSHQLKAYLSQVHHPLAVRSSSLLEDAQYQAYAGLYSTIMVPNNHPDPNVRLAELILAIKQVYASTFYQAPKAFSRRVSQRTDEEKMGVLVQQVIGDDYGGYFYPAISGVSQSYNYYPFGRMKPEDGVATIAFGFGKIVVDGGQTLRFSPRYPNILPQCPTVELALRTAQTEFYSLPLEHWPWARTDFSLSRRNITEAEEKGSLALVASTFLPEEGRIRDTASIPDRPRVLLFAPVLKHKILPLAEILEDVMGITEAAMGCPVEIEFACNLYRDKQRRPVFSLLQLRPMSARADLNRVTITEHDRERAFCLSSHALGNAEKCDVRDIVFVRPDAFEVEKTVQIAGEIGRINAALVAQGRKYLLVGPGRWGTADRWLGIPVAWNDICGVSAIVETASAQLRVEPSQGSHFFHNITTLGINYIMMSGKEGERFDWEWLEGHDVVTRDEHVVHVRLSAPMVIKVDGRSSHCAITPGDEMARCQEGNTAPQGTGCCTPGCEGAGSPGQCAL from the coding sequence ATGCCCAATACGCCTGACCTGCATCTGGTGGCCCAGGATTCGGAATTTCGGAAATTCCATGACCTCATGGCCAGGAAAGTCCAGAATATTCTGCTCGTGTCCACGGCTTACGATGCCTGGGTCATGGAGGAGGACTGCAAGCTCTCCGAACGCATCGTGTCCGAATACCAGGGCCTGAACCTGAGCCGCCCGCCTCGCCTGACCTGGGCCTCAAGCGCCGAGGAAGCGCTGGCTTTTTTGGCGCAGCGCCAGTTCGAACTCATCATCCTCATGCCGCAATTGGCCGAGCGCGAGGCGCTGACTCTGGGGCAGAGGATCAAGGAGCTGAGCCTTGGCATCCCTGTCTATCTGCTGACCCACCGCGAAGTTTTCCTGCCCGGTGAAGCCCCGCCCGAAGGCATTGACCGCCAGTTTGTGTGGACCGGCAACGCCGATTTGCTGGTCGCCCTGGTCAAGAACGCCGAAGATGCCATGAATGTCGATTTCGACACGGAAAGCGTCGGTATCCGGGTCATCATCGTGGTCGAGGACTCCCCCCGTTATCAGTCCTGCCTGCTGCCCATCCTGTACCGCGAGCTGGTGGTTCAGACCCAGGATGTCATCCGCGAAGGGCTGAATCAGGAGCACCGCCTGTTGACCATGCGGTGCCGGCCCAAGATTCTCTTGGCCGATAATTACGAGGACGCGCTGGCTCTGTTCCTGAAATTCGAGCCGTATGTGCTGGGGGTCATCTCCGATGTGCGCTTTCCCCGTGGCGGCAAGCTTGATGCTTCGGCCGGTGTTGATCTGCTCGGGGCTATCAAGGCTCAGCGTTTCGATATCCCGCTGCTGCTGATGAGCAACGAGCCGGACAACGCCCGCAGAGCGCTGGATATTCCGGCCAGCTTCGTGGACAAGAACTCACCCTGCCTGCTTGCGGATGTGCGCGGTTTCGTGCTGGAGCGTCTGGGGTTCGGGGATTTCATCTTTCGCGGACCGCAAGGAGAGGAAATCTCCCGAGCTGGAAGCCTCTATGCGCTGGAGGAACGGCTGAAGACCATCCCTGCCGAGGCCCTTGTCCACCATTCCCGGCACAATGATTTTTCGCGCTGGTTTTTTGCGCGGACCGAGTTTGAGCTGGCCAACCACCTGCGCCCCTTGAGCGAAACGGATTTCGCGTCACCGGAGCTCTTGCGGACCGGAGTGATCGAGATGATCCGGGACAGACGGCAGCAGCGGCAAAAGGGTATTGTGGCAAATTTCAACGCCAAGGATTTCGATCCGACCACGGACTTCTTCAAGATCGGCAAGGGCTCCATGGGTGGCAAGGCGCGTGGGCTGGCGTTTTTATTTTCCATCCTGAACAGGATTCCGGCCCTCGCGGTAAAATATCCCGGGGTTGATTTTTCCATGCCGAGGACCCTGGGTATTTCGACCGAAGGTTTTGATTCTTTTATAAAAATTAATGAGTTGGAGTATCTGCCCAGCGCAGACTTTGCAGACGCCGAGGTCTTGAAGATCGTTGAGAAGGCCCGCTTTCCCAAGTGGCTGAGCCATCAGCTGAAAGCCTATCTTTCCCAGGTCCACCATCCTCTGGCCGTGCGTTCGTCAAGCCTCCTCGAAGACGCTCAGTATCAGGCCTACGCCGGACTGTACTCTACGATCATGGTGCCCAACAATCATCCTGACCCGAATGTGCGGCTGGCGGAATTGATCCTGGCCATCAAGCAGGTCTACGCCTCCACGTTTTATCAGGCACCCAAAGCCTTTTCCAGGCGGGTCAGCCAGCGCACCGATGAGGAGAAAATGGGCGTGCTGGTGCAGCAGGTCATCGGGGATGATTACGGCGGGTATTTTTATCCGGCCATTTCCGGCGTGTCGCAGTCATACAATTACTATCCGTTCGGGCGCATGAAGCCCGAGGACGGGGTGGCCACCATCGCTTTCGGATTCGGCAAGATCGTGGTCGATGGTGGGCAGACCCTGCGCTTTTCGCCCAGATATCCAAACATCCTGCCTCAATGCCCGACGGTGGAGCTGGCTTTGCGCACGGCCCAGACAGAATTCTACAGCCTGCCTCTGGAACATTGGCCCTGGGCGCGTACGGATTTTTCCCTGTCCCGTCGCAACATCACCGAAGCCGAGGAAAAAGGGTCGCTGGCCCTGGTGGCTTCGACCTTTCTACCGGAAGAGGGGCGCATTCGTGATACGGCGTCCATTCCCGATCGGCCGCGCGTTCTCCTTTTCGCTCCGGTATTGAAGCACAAGATCCTGCCACTGGCAGAAATCCTGGAAGATGTCATGGGCATCACGGAAGCGGCCATGGGGTGCCCCGTGGAAATAGAATTCGCCTGCAATCTCTACCGGGACAAGCAGCGCAGGCCCGTGTTTTCCCTGTTGCAGTTGCGTCCCATGTCCGCCCGGGCCGATCTTAACCGGGTCACCATCACCGAACATGACCGCGAGCGGGCCTTCTGCCTGTCTTCCCACGCTCTGGGCAATGCCGAGAAATGTGATGTGCGCGATATCGTTTTTGTGCGGCCCGATGCCTTTGAGGTCGAAAAAACCGTGCAGATTGCAGGGGAGATCGGACGCATCAATGCCGCGCTCGTGGCCCAGGGACGCAAATATTTGTTGGTAGGCCCTGGGCGCTGGGGCACGGCAGACCGCTGGCTGGGCATTCCCGTGGCCTGGAATGACATCTGCGGAGTCTCGGCCATCGTCGAGACCGCTTCGGCCCAGCTGCGCGTGGAGCCATCCCAAGGCTCTCATTTTTTTCATAACATAACTACTCTCGGGATCAATTACATTATGATGTCGGGCAAGGAGGGCGAGCGTTTCGACTGGGAATGGCTGGAGGGGCACGATGTCGTGACCAGGGACGAACATGTGGTTCACGTCCGCCTGTCCGCGCCGATGGTCATCAAGGTCGATGGACGCAGCTCGCACTGCGCGATTACTCCGGGGGACGAAATGGCACGATGCCAGGAGGGGAACACGGCTCCGCAGGGCACTGGGTGCTGCACTCCGGGTTGCGAGGGAGCAGGTTCGCCTGGGCAGTGCGCACTATGA